In a genomic window of Lycium ferocissimum isolate CSIRO_LF1 unplaced genomic scaffold, AGI_CSIRO_Lferr_CH_V1 ctg14656, whole genome shotgun sequence:
- the LOC132042350 gene encoding uncharacterized protein LOC132042350 has translation MMSDMQNMMTDQQKLIADNQNRDLVVRNLERRMGRMVLEDASVKKASRGEAEKEKIATETSEKGRVVEASGSKQPQAVVAKPPPPFPQRLARQKEEATYKKFLDLLKQVNVNVPLVDMLQGIPKYTKYIKDIVANKSRFTEYATVALTEECTSRIRNRLPTKLKDPGSFTIEISIGTQVVARALCDLGASINLMPSSIFRKLGLGVPRPTTIVLQLADRSLARPEGIIEDVLVQVGSLIIPADFVILDFEPDPEVPFILGRPFLPQGEHLLM, from the exons ATGATGAGTGATATGCAGAATATGATGACAGATCAGCAAAAGTTGATTGCAGATAATCAGAATCGTGATTTGGTTGTGCGGAATTTAGAGAGACGGATGGGACGGATGGTG CTAGAGGATGCAAGTGTAAAGAAAGCTAGTCGAGGAGAGGCTGAAAAGGAGAAGATTGCCACAGAAACGAGTGAAAAAGGGAGAGTTGTTGAAGCATCGGGATCAAAGCAGCCACAGGCCGTGGTTGCAAAGCCACCGCCTCCATTCCCTCAACGTCTGGCAAGACAGAAAGAAGAGGCTActtataagaagtttcttgatttgcttAAGCAGGTAAACGTGAACGTCCCCTTGGTTGATATGCTGCAGGGTATTCCAAAGTATACTAAGTACATCAAAGATATTGTTGCAAATAAGAGCCGTTTCACCGAGTATGCCACAGTTGCACTCACTGAGGAGTGCACTTCTCGTATTCGGAACAGGTTGCCCACAAAATTGAAGGATCCCGGAAGTTTCACAATTGAGATTTCTATTGGGACACAGGTTGTTGCTCGAGCACTTTGTGACCTAGGTGCAAGTATAAATCTGATGCCTTCGTCTATCTTTCGGAAGCTAGGTTTGGGAGTGCCCAGACCAACCACTATAGTTCTTCAGCTGGCAGACAGATCGTTGGCAAGACCCGAAGGCATTATTGAAGATGTATTGGTACAAGTGGGGTCGTTGATAATTCCTGCTGACTTTGTGATATTGGATTTTGAGCCAGACCCGGAAGTCCCATTTATTTTGGGGCGTCCGTTCTTGCCACAGGGAGAGCACTTATTGATGTAG